The following are from one region of the Stanieria sp. NIES-3757 genome:
- a CDS encoding hypothetical protein (Domain of unknown function DUF1821) produces the protein MKLKEITIILAQLFNSDDIVHNDEDTWQIKSDRLSLLVILSEDHSWLRLLTPIAPVTEAQGMLEQLLTANFESTGEVRYAIGQNVLWGVFYHRLDSLTPEDLQSAITSLETLAEAGLSESFQELIEERIRQIIYAAKLQNQSLETTLQTLERFYQEGMLGGLNQKPEEREQFLAAWKYQLKRLWSEVDASES, from the coding sequence ATGAAACTTAAAGAAATTACTATCATTCTGGCTCAACTGTTTAATTCCGATGATATAGTTCACAATGATGAAGATACATGGCAAATTAAGAGCGATCGCTTGAGTTTATTAGTAATTTTGTCAGAAGATCATTCGTGGTTACGTTTGTTGACTCCTATTGCACCAGTAACCGAAGCACAAGGTATGTTGGAGCAATTGTTAACTGCCAATTTTGAATCAACTGGTGAAGTTCGCTATGCTATAGGTCAAAATGTATTGTGGGGTGTTTTTTATCATCGGTTGGATAGTTTAACTCCAGAAGATTTACAAAGTGCAATTACATCCTTAGAAACTCTGGCAGAAGCAGGTTTGTCAGAATCGTTTCAGGAGTTGATTGAAGAACGTATTCGTCAAATTATTTACGCTGCTAAACTTCAGAATCAAAGTTTGGAGACAACCTTACAAACTCTGGAAAGATTTTATCAAGAAGGAATGTTGGGCGGACTCAATCAAAAACCAGAGGAAAGAGAACAGTTTTTGGCTGCTTGGAAATATCAGTTAAAGCGATTATGGTCAGAAGTAGACGCTAGCGAATCATAA